The Thermodesulfobacteriota bacterium genome includes a window with the following:
- the yidC gene encoding membrane protein insertase YidC, whose protein sequence is MDRKTVFAVVLSILTLVIYQYFFAEQPETQKTPTAKSEVQSTPAQSQSAVQPVPVPLKPSESAAGDISSAKDIVVSTNFYEATFTEFGGRLKSFKLKKYRESLDEKSPLKELIKVEQPVYLPLGMSFPGGLLPQVQDAVFKADCYAIDLDPKKNQAALSLAYVSPEGWQFIRKYIFYNDTYKIDLEMMVFNPTTQPVREDVSLDLINRPYDKDNGYTFNGPAAYVNDTLEEIAAKKLKEDRVLNGKVSWVAYEDRYFISAIVPRVVESGHVRMSKIKGDVTLTSFIYPSVVIPAQKQTTLNYQLYLGPKDLSSLKPLGLKLEKSVDFGWFDIIAKPLLLTLNIFDRFIHNYGVAIILVTVLIKILFWPLTHKSYHSMKEMQKLQPKMAKIREKYKDDKQKMNEELMGLYKTYKINPLGGCLPMFLQIPVFFALYKVLLNAIELRHAPFALWINDLSAPDRLPVGFDIPYVGGLPILTIFMGASMFIQQKMTPTTGDPVQAKIMLLLPVIFTFLFVNFPAGLVLYWLVNNILSIGQQYYINKKAA, encoded by the coding sequence ATGGACCGCAAAACTGTTTTTGCCGTAGTCTTGTCTATACTTACTTTAGTAATATACCAATATTTTTTTGCCGAACAGCCTGAAACACAGAAAACGCCTACGGCAAAATCAGAGGTGCAGTCCACGCCTGCCCAAAGCCAGTCGGCTGTTCAGCCCGTTCCTGTACCGCTAAAACCCTCGGAAAGCGCGGCCGGCGATATTTCCTCGGCCAAAGATATTGTTGTTTCCACAAATTTTTATGAGGCTACCTTTACCGAATTCGGCGGACGTCTCAAGAGTTTTAAGCTGAAGAAATACCGGGAGAGTTTGGACGAAAAATCCCCCCTTAAGGAGCTGATTAAGGTAGAGCAGCCCGTTTACCTTCCTCTGGGGATGAGTTTCCCCGGCGGACTCCTTCCGCAGGTGCAGGATGCCGTATTTAAGGCCGACTGCTATGCCATAGACCTTGATCCGAAAAAAAATCAGGCTGCCCTTTCACTGGCTTATGTTTCTCCGGAGGGCTGGCAATTTATAAGAAAATATATTTTTTATAACGATACATATAAGATAGACCTCGAGATGATGGTTTTTAACCCGACTACCCAGCCGGTGCGCGAAGACGTGTCTTTGGACCTCATTAACCGCCCCTATGACAAAGACAATGGCTATACCTTTAATGGCCCGGCCGCTTATGTTAATGATACCCTGGAAGAGATAGCGGCTAAAAAATTGAAAGAAGACAGGGTACTTAACGGTAAGGTGTCCTGGGTGGCTTATGAGGATAGATACTTTATATCCGCTATTGTCCCGCGGGTCGTGGAATCAGGTCATGTGAGGATGTCGAAAATAAAGGGGGATGTTACTCTCACCTCTTTTATTTATCCTTCGGTGGTTATCCCGGCCCAGAAGCAAACCACTCTGAATTACCAGCTATATCTTGGTCCCAAAGACCTCTCTTCCCTCAAGCCGTTGGGCCTGAAATTGGAAAAATCCGTGGATTTTGGCTGGTTTGACATCATTGCCAAGCCCCTGTTGCTTACATTAAATATTTTTGACCGCTTTATCCATAATTACGGGGTTGCTATTATTCTGGTAACAGTCTTAATCAAAATCCTTTTTTGGCCTCTTACGCATAAGAGTTACCATTCCATGAAGGAGATGCAAAAGCTACAACCTAAGATGGCCAAAATCCGCGAGAAGTACAAGGATGACAAACAGAAAATGAACGAAGAGCTCATGGGGCTTTACAAAACCTACAAGATCAACCCCCTGGGGGGATGCCTGCCCATGTTTCTCCAGATCCCGGTCTTTTTCGCCCTTTATAAGGTGCTGTTGAACGCCATAGAATTACGCCATGCCCCGTTTGCGTTGTGGATAAATGATCTCTCGGCGCCGGATCGGCTGCCGGTAGGTTTTGATATACCGTATGTGGGCGGATTGCCGATTTTAACCATTTTTATGGGGGCATCCATGTTTATTCAGCAGAAGATGACCCCTACCACCGGCGATCCTGTCCAGGCCAAGATAATGTTACTCCTGCCGGTCATCTTTACTTTTTTGTTTGTCAATTTCCCTGCCGGCCTGGTCTTATACTGGCTGGTTAACAACATTCTATCCATTGGTCAGCAGTATTATATCAACAAGAAGGCTGCATGA
- the jag gene encoding RNA-binding cell elongation regulator Jag/EloR yields MSESIFEGKTVEEAIELACQELGLPREHLKIEVISTGSSGVFGLGLKKAKVRVSVPAPEAQPEEPGIEKADPEQILQELIALLDFDLAVESSVENGFEVLNLRGKDAGLLIGKQGQTIDALQYLLNKMLSKVAGEKIQVVLDCEGYRERRKAYLTEMAMRLKERAQKTGKSFYTDLLSAADRRAIHIALQNDPVVKTKSIGDGLLKKVAVFARERGKAKGMSR; encoded by the coding sequence ATGTCAGAAAGTATATTTGAAGGAAAAACAGTAGAAGAAGCTATAGAGTTGGCCTGTCAGGAGTTGGGTCTCCCCCGGGAACATTTAAAGATCGAGGTTATTTCTACCGGGTCGAGCGGCGTGTTTGGTCTGGGTTTGAAAAAGGCAAAGGTTCGGGTCAGCGTCCCGGCTCCGGAAGCGCAGCCTGAAGAACCCGGAATAGAGAAGGCTGATCCGGAGCAGATATTACAGGAATTGATTGCTTTGCTTGATTTTGACCTGGCCGTAGAAAGCAGCGTTGAGAATGGCTTCGAAGTCCTTAACCTCCGGGGTAAGGATGCGGGTCTCCTTATTGGCAAACAGGGGCAGACCATTGATGCGCTGCAATATCTCTTAAACAAGATGCTCAGTAAGGTAGCCGGAGAAAAAATCCAGGTGGTTTTGGACTGTGAGGGTTACCGGGAGAGGCGAAAGGCTTATCTTACCGAGATGGCCATGCGCCTTAAAGAGAGAGCCCAGAAGACGGGAAAATCATTCTATACAGACCTGCTTAGTGCTGCGGACAGGCGCGCCATACATATCGCCCTGCAAAATGATCCGGTCGTTAAGACCAAAAGTATCGGGGATGGACTGTTGAAAAAGGTTGCCGTTTTCGCGCGGGAGCGGGGAAAAGCAAAAGGTATGTCCCGTTAG